One window of Athalia rosae chromosome 2, iyAthRosa1.1, whole genome shotgun sequence genomic DNA carries:
- the LOC105687793 gene encoding uncharacterized protein LOC105687793 isoform X1: protein MYAAMSTQSPGLNADYVQADDRQYQIPNYQQMHNPGNPYSINQQNPCIQGHYNQPMQQDPSAFGQNQQQVHQNFGPPYNPHMPSSCVTIPPNPPLNPCLCVPSPTGPSSQPQMVPCGNFLPQNIIEQVRSCIGNTAPIFIIPNAQMPVPQAPQIHQPQNMGFSSQGPIPSPVFTPQCYTFPFPFPIYDPSGNRSQIDRNNINNNNNNNNICGCCRSKTSGSNNSSENDQTHRCTPGNDDTVCTKSNCPSSINLQALASQFLSLQGVIPCAATRLVLRKIPGSNLTSSIEETMERAQKSIGNLKKEQLLIEARNAQQLNGLINLHMVANPPQNILPILTMLQLKVNSLKALVESLINKNITECQSTGIGGRVNLEPVILTLKSDAELRELLSSLRQRECEERVNVSYSPYHSQRVVAESRLANFQNKIGQVEAEMERRRAAAMPWAFTNAGGNWQQYSEGRVFDSPDPFAVQIRNPRRLNLKPDVGSPKTTYDEPDKRNSTSPEIAGVDKLQKNICKDCKGGCEDRKTCCSEDKELFEKKVDSEDKKKLKIHIGEKGDLSVKKQSLEGLEEGKSIQLSPDVVLVIKRDQEIKKEPSEEKKKKTVKVKDENRQSKSKESISTDSSCDSSWTSISSNSDYDDDERKSRKKGGKSRKRKNPKNKRK, encoded by the exons ATGTACGCCGCAATGTCTACGCAGAGCCCAGGATTGAACGCAGATTACGTTCAAGCGGATGATCGGCAATATCAGATCCCCAACTACCAACAAATGCATAACCCCGGAAATCCTTACTCGATCAATCAACAAA ATCCTTGCATCCAGGGTCATTACAACCAACCGATGCAACAGGATCCATCAGCATTCGGTCAAAATCAGCAACAAGTACACCAAAATTTCGGCCCTCCATATAATCCCCATATGCCGTCGTCCTGCGTGACGATTCCACCGAATCCTCCCTTAAATCCCTGTCTCTGCGTTCCATCTCCCACCGGTCCTTCATCTCAACCCCAAATGGTACCCTGTGGGAATTTTTTACCACAAAACATAATCGAGCAAGTACGTTCCTGCATAGGAAATACCGCCcctattttcatcattcccaACGCCCAGATGCCGGTCCCACAGGCGCCGCAAATTCATCAACCCCAAAACATGGGTTTCTCTTCGCAAGGCCCAATTCCCAGCCCTGTTTTTACGCCGCAGTGCTACAcctttccatttccatttccaatCTACGATCCCTCAGGGAATCGATCTCAAATTGACAGgaacaatattaataataacaacaacaataataacatatGCGGTTGTTGCCGTAGTAAGACAAGTGGGAGTAATAATTCGTCTGAGAATGATCAGACGCATCGTTGCACCCCTGGGAACGATGATACAGTTTGTACAAAGTCGAATTGTCCCTCTTCGATAAACCTACAAGCTCTGGCCTCccagtttctctctcttcaagGCGTTATACCTTGCGCAGCGACCAGATTAGTCCTGAGAAAAATTCCAGGATCAAATCTCACCTCTAGTATAGAAGAAACGATGGAAAGGGCGCAAAAATCGATcgggaatttgaaaaaggaaCAGTTATTAATCGAGGCCAGAAATGCCCAGCAGCTCAACGGGCTGATAAATCTTCACATGGTCGCAAATCCTCCTCAGaatattcttccaattttgaCAATGCTCCAGTTGAAGGTCAACAGCCTCAAGGCGCTGGTTGAAAGTCTGATAAACAAAAACATAACCGAATGCCAAAGTACCGGGATTGGGGGTAGAGTGAATTTGGAGCCCGTGATCTTGACCTTGAAGAGCGACGCCGAGCTCAGAGAACTTTTGAGTAGTCTGAGACAGAGGGAATGTGAGGAACGGGTCAATGTTAGTTATTCACCTTATCACTCACAAAGAGTAGTTGCCGAGAGTAGATTGGCCAATTTTCAGAACAAGATTGGTCAAGTGGAAGCGGAAATGGAGAGGAGAAGGGCCGCGGCTATGCCGTGGGCGTTCACAAACGCTGGAGGAAATTGGCAACAATATTCTGAGGGAAGGGTTTTTGATTCACCCGATCCGTTTGCTGTCCAAATTAGAAATCCACGGCGTTTGAACTTAAAGCCGGATGTCGGAAGTCCGAAAACAACATACGACGAACCGGATAAACGAAATTCGACATCGCCAGAAATCGCCGGGGTTGACAAActgcaaaaaaatatctgtaaGGATTGCAAAGGCGGATGTGAAGATCGGAAGACTTGCTGTTCTGAGGATAaggaattatttgaaaaaaaagtcgattcggaggataaaaaaaaacttaaaattcacattggtgaaaaaggagatcTAAGTGTGAAAAAACAGAGCCTCGAAGGACTCGAGGAAGGCAAATCTATTCAACTTTCACCGGACGTTGTTTTAGTTATAAAGAGAGATCAAGAAATTAAGAAGGAACcaagcgaagaaaagaagaaaaaaaccgtaaaAGTTAAGGATGAAAACCGGCAGTCGAAATCAAAGGAATCAATTTCAACGGATTCAAGTTGTGATTCATCGTGGACTTCGATTTCATCGAACTCCGATTATGATGACGATGAACggaaaagtagaaagaaaggagggaaatcaaggaagagaaaaaacccaaaaaataaaagaaaatga
- the LOC105687793 gene encoding uncharacterized protein LOC105687793 isoform X2: MIGNIRSPTTNKCITPEILTRSINKGHYNQPMQQDPSAFGQNQQQVHQNFGPPYNPHMPSSCVTIPPNPPLNPCLCVPSPTGPSSQPQMVPCGNFLPQNIIEQVRSCIGNTAPIFIIPNAQMPVPQAPQIHQPQNMGFSSQGPIPSPVFTPQCYTFPFPFPIYDPSGNRSQIDRNNINNNNNNNNICGCCRSKTSGSNNSSENDQTHRCTPGNDDTVCTKSNCPSSINLQALASQFLSLQGVIPCAATRLVLRKIPGSNLTSSIEETMERAQKSIGNLKKEQLLIEARNAQQLNGLINLHMVANPPQNILPILTMLQLKVNSLKALVESLINKNITECQSTGIGGRVNLEPVILTLKSDAELRELLSSLRQRECEERVNVSYSPYHSQRVVAESRLANFQNKIGQVEAEMERRRAAAMPWAFTNAGGNWQQYSEGRVFDSPDPFAVQIRNPRRLNLKPDVGSPKTTYDEPDKRNSTSPEIAGVDKLQKNICKDCKGGCEDRKTCCSEDKELFEKKVDSEDKKKLKIHIGEKGDLSVKKQSLEGLEEGKSIQLSPDVVLVIKRDQEIKKEPSEEKKKKTVKVKDENRQSKSKESISTDSSCDSSWTSISSNSDYDDDERKSRKKGGKSRKRKNPKNKRK; the protein is encoded by the exons ATGATCGGCAATATCAGATCCCCAACTACCAACAAATGCATAACCCCGGAAATCCTTACTCGATCAATCAACAAA GGTCATTACAACCAACCGATGCAACAGGATCCATCAGCATTCGGTCAAAATCAGCAACAAGTACACCAAAATTTCGGCCCTCCATATAATCCCCATATGCCGTCGTCCTGCGTGACGATTCCACCGAATCCTCCCTTAAATCCCTGTCTCTGCGTTCCATCTCCCACCGGTCCTTCATCTCAACCCCAAATGGTACCCTGTGGGAATTTTTTACCACAAAACATAATCGAGCAAGTACGTTCCTGCATAGGAAATACCGCCcctattttcatcattcccaACGCCCAGATGCCGGTCCCACAGGCGCCGCAAATTCATCAACCCCAAAACATGGGTTTCTCTTCGCAAGGCCCAATTCCCAGCCCTGTTTTTACGCCGCAGTGCTACAcctttccatttccatttccaatCTACGATCCCTCAGGGAATCGATCTCAAATTGACAGgaacaatattaataataacaacaacaataataacatatGCGGTTGTTGCCGTAGTAAGACAAGTGGGAGTAATAATTCGTCTGAGAATGATCAGACGCATCGTTGCACCCCTGGGAACGATGATACAGTTTGTACAAAGTCGAATTGTCCCTCTTCGATAAACCTACAAGCTCTGGCCTCccagtttctctctcttcaagGCGTTATACCTTGCGCAGCGACCAGATTAGTCCTGAGAAAAATTCCAGGATCAAATCTCACCTCTAGTATAGAAGAAACGATGGAAAGGGCGCAAAAATCGATcgggaatttgaaaaaggaaCAGTTATTAATCGAGGCCAGAAATGCCCAGCAGCTCAACGGGCTGATAAATCTTCACATGGTCGCAAATCCTCCTCAGaatattcttccaattttgaCAATGCTCCAGTTGAAGGTCAACAGCCTCAAGGCGCTGGTTGAAAGTCTGATAAACAAAAACATAACCGAATGCCAAAGTACCGGGATTGGGGGTAGAGTGAATTTGGAGCCCGTGATCTTGACCTTGAAGAGCGACGCCGAGCTCAGAGAACTTTTGAGTAGTCTGAGACAGAGGGAATGTGAGGAACGGGTCAATGTTAGTTATTCACCTTATCACTCACAAAGAGTAGTTGCCGAGAGTAGATTGGCCAATTTTCAGAACAAGATTGGTCAAGTGGAAGCGGAAATGGAGAGGAGAAGGGCCGCGGCTATGCCGTGGGCGTTCACAAACGCTGGAGGAAATTGGCAACAATATTCTGAGGGAAGGGTTTTTGATTCACCCGATCCGTTTGCTGTCCAAATTAGAAATCCACGGCGTTTGAACTTAAAGCCGGATGTCGGAAGTCCGAAAACAACATACGACGAACCGGATAAACGAAATTCGACATCGCCAGAAATCGCCGGGGTTGACAAActgcaaaaaaatatctgtaaGGATTGCAAAGGCGGATGTGAAGATCGGAAGACTTGCTGTTCTGAGGATAaggaattatttgaaaaaaaagtcgattcggaggataaaaaaaaacttaaaattcacattggtgaaaaaggagatcTAAGTGTGAAAAAACAGAGCCTCGAAGGACTCGAGGAAGGCAAATCTATTCAACTTTCACCGGACGTTGTTTTAGTTATAAAGAGAGATCAAGAAATTAAGAAGGAACcaagcgaagaaaagaagaaaaaaaccgtaaaAGTTAAGGATGAAAACCGGCAGTCGAAATCAAAGGAATCAATTTCAACGGATTCAAGTTGTGATTCATCGTGGACTTCGATTTCATCGAACTCCGATTATGATGACGATGAACggaaaagtagaaagaaaggagggaaatcaaggaagagaaaaaacccaaaaaataaaagaaaatga